The following DNA comes from Bryobacteraceae bacterium.
GGCGCAGCTTCTTCCAGCCCTTGATCGCCGCAAGCCCCTCGTCGGTGACGTACTCGGCGAAACGCAGGTTCAGATCCGTGACGCCGGGGAGGTTCTTCAAGGCCTGCATGCCCTGGTCCGTGATGCGGGTCACGGAGAGATCGAGGTAGGAGAGGCGCGGCAGTTCGGCCAGCCGGCGCAAGTCCGTATCGGTCACCCACGACGCGCGAAAATCCACGCCGGTGATTTCGCCGGCGGCGTCGCGCATCACGCGTCCGCCCGCGTCTTCGATCCATCGGGTGTCGGCGGCGGCCATCAACAGCGGGCAGAGCGCGAGTAGGGCGGTGCGGTGCATCTAGCGGCTCCTTCGGTTCGGCTGGCTCGAATCGCGATCGAACACGATCGCACACTTCGGCAGCGCCTTTTGCAACTCGTCCATGCCTTTGTCGGTGACGAGCGTGTGATAGAGATTCAGGTCCTCGAGCGCGGCCAGGTTCTTCAGAGAGGCGACGCCGCGGTCGGTGACGTTGGTCGAATCGAGGCTCAGTTCGCGGATGTTGGCGAGCCCGCCGAGCGACTCCACGGCGGCGTCGTCGATGGCGGTGTAGTCGAGCTTCACGATCTTCAGGTTCGGCAGCGCGGCCAGCGCTGCGACACCGTCGTTGCCCGCGCGCGTGCGGAACATCTCGATGCGTTCCAGGTGCGTCAACGCCTTCAGCGCGGCCAGCCCAACGTCGGAGAAGCGAGTGTGGTTGATGTACAACTCGCGGAGATTGCCAAGCGTGGCGGCGGCGGCGAGGGCGATGTCGCCGGCGTCGGTGCCGGAGAGGTCCAGCACTTCGAGGTTCTTCAGCGCGGCCAGTGGTTTCGCGCCTTCGTCGCTGATGTCGGTGTGGTTGGCGCGCAGCACGCGGAGGGTGGAGATCTTCGCGATCTCGGCGAGCCCGGCGTCGTCCAGCCGGCAGTTGCCGATGTGAAGTTCACGCAGGCGCGGCAGCTTCGCCAGCGCGGCGGCTCCAGGCCCCTCCATTTGCGTGCCGGAGACGCGCAGATCTTCGAGACTGGTGAGGGCGGCGAGCTTGGCGAGACCAGGGTCCGAGACGGTGGTGAGGCGGAGATCGAGTTCGCGGAGGCTCGGCAGGGAGGCGATGGCGGCGACGCCAAGGTCGCCGATCTGGGTGGTGTGGAGGTCCAGGCGTTCGAGCCCGGCAAGTCCGGAGAGGTGCGAAAGCTGCGCGTCGGTTACCGGAGTGGACGAAAGGTCGATCGATGCCAGGCGGCCGCCGGCGAGGTCGGCCTTGCCGCCGAGCGCGTGGATCCATTCGGCGATGGCTTCCGGCGTGTTCGAAGCCGGCCGCGCGGCGCCGGCCGATTTCGATCCCGGCGACGAGATCCCGACATACTGCACGCGCGCCCCGGGGAGCGCGGCGCGCACGGCGTTGACGCCGTTCGAAGTGACTCGGCTGTAGCGCACGTCCACCTCGGCGAGATGCTTCAAGTCGCTCAACCGCGCGATACCGGCGTTTGAGACGCGGGTGCGGTAGAGGCTGAGCGATCGCAGATCCTTCATGCCGGCGATCACGTCCATCGATTCATCGGACATGTGCGCGCCGAGCAGGTTGAGACGGCGCATGGCGGTCATGCCGCGCAGTTGGGCCACGCCCGCGTCGGTGATGCGCGCGCCGGCAAGGTCGAGCTCTTCGATCTGCGTGAGTCCGGCGATGTGCTTCATTCCTTCGTCGGTAACCATGGAGCCCTTGAGCAGCAGGCGGCGCAGTTGTTGGAGTCCGGCGAGACCTTGCATCCCCGTGTCGGAAAACGGCGTTTCGCCAAGGTCGAGGCTGCGGAGGTTGGCGAACGGGGCGAAGCTGAAGTTGGTGATGCGGCACTGGGTGCAGCGGATGTCGCGGAGCTCGGCGAGCCCGGTAAGGTGCGCGAACTCTTTGTCGCGGACGGTGATTTGCGCCGCGTAGTGCCAGCCGAAGAATAGGCGCTGGAGGTTCTTCAAGGCGCCGATGGCCTTGAAGGCGCTCTCGCCGTCTTCGTTGCCGCCGCCGGGATTCCAAATGGGTCCGGGGAGATACAGCTCACGGATGCTGGGCATGGTGGCGAGCTTTTCGAGCTCGCGCGGTTCCATGACGGAGCCGGTGAAGTCGACGCCGGTGACCTCGATGCCGCCGTCGGGGAGGTCGGCGAGATGGGCGATCGGCGCGGGGCGGCCTTCGAGGGTGACACGGCCTTCCCAACGGATGACCCATTCGGCAAAGTCGCGATCGGAGTCGGCGGCGGCCAGGGACACAAAGACAAGGAAGAGGCTGAGGAGCCGCATGGGGATTCGATGGTGATTGTATCATCCGGACCGAGGAGCGGCCGGCTGCCCCCGTGGTATCTTGTGGGCTTGGGCTGATCTGGCAGCCCCCTCTCCCGAGGGAAGGGTTCAACCCGCCTCCTTCTTGCCGGGGAGAACCTGTGCCCAAACAACTGCCGGCTCGTCCGAACCTGGAACATCTTCGAACACAGGCGAAAGCATTGCTTGCGAAACTCCGCGACGGCGACCGCGCGGCAGCGCAGGCGTTCGCCAGGCACCTGCCCGAAGCGGGCAAGCTCACACTCGCGCAGATCCGCGAGCGCGGCTTCCGTCTCGCCGACGCCCAGGCGGTGGTGGCTCGAAAGAGCGGTTTCGCCGAATGGCCCGGCCTCGCCCGCCACGTGGACCGGCTGCGCGCCATGGAAGGAACCTGGGCGTTCCGCTCGCTCGAGGTGGACGGTGGCGCCGTGCCCGCAGCCATGCTATCGGCCTCGCGCCTGCTCATCGACGGCGACCGTTTTCGCATGGAATCGCCCGAGGCGACCTACGAAGGGCTCTTCACCATCGACGTAGAAGCCGCTCCCCCCCGCATCGATATTGATTTCCACGAAGGGCCCGAATCGGGCAATCGCTGCGAGGGCCTGTTCGAGCTGGAGGGCGACCGGTTCCGCATCTGTCTCGCCCTCGCGGGCTCCCAACGGCCGGAGGCGTTTGCCACATCGCCCGGCAGCGGCTGCGCGCTCGAAGAGCTGGTGCGTGTGGAGCACACGCGTCCGCCGGCTGTGGATGGCGGCGTGCCGCCCGCGCCGCGCCCACCGGTCCCCGAGGTGGCCGTCGTCGACCGCGCCGGGTTCGACGGCCCGCTGACGCCCACCATCGAGAAGCTGCAAGGCGACTGGGCGGCGGTCGAACTCGTAGCCTCCGGTGTGGCCACCCAGGCGGCGTACCTGCCCTACGGCTTGCGCACCCACGCGGGAACGGAAGCCAAGGTCGTCTTCGGCGGCCAGACGATGCTTCACGCGAAAATGCGATTCGACGAAGCGTCGTCGCCGGTGACGGTGGACTACCTGAACCTCTCGGGGCGCGGCAAGCGAACCATCTCGCTCGGGTTGTTCCGCTGGATCGGCGACGAGGCCGAGTTCTGCATGGGCTCGCCCGGCGCGCCGCGTCCGAACGATTTTACGTCCGGGCCGGGAAGTGGGCGCATCCTCAGCCGTTGGCGGCGCAAGCCTGCCAGGTAAGCGAGCGGCCGCCGCCGCCGGCCGGATGCGATAGCATTAGTCAGGGACAACTGTGCGACTCACGCTGGGATTCGTGTTTCTATCCGTTGCCGCGGCGCAGGACGGGCCGTTTGGCTCCGGGGCTTTTCAGGTGCTTGAGAAGGCCGCTTGCCGCGCCTGCCACAATGTGGATGGCGTAGCGGCGCCCACGCGCTTGCACTTTCCTCCGCCCGATGCCGCGCCGGAGCGGGTGGAGGCGTTCGGGCGATCGCTCGTGACGCTGGTCGACACTCGGCGACCAGACTTCGCCGGCCAGCCAGTTCCCACCCGAGGATTTCGTGAACGGCTTCAAGAATCAGGCCCAGGCGCAGAGCCTTTCACCGCTGCAGATCGAAGCCTACAGCGCGGCCGCCGAACGGCTGGCTCGCAATGCGTTCCGCGGCGGCGATACGCGCGGGTTGATTCCCTGCAAGCCGTCGGCCGCGTGCCGCGCGCGGTTCCTGCGCGAATTCGGGTTGAAGGCGTTCCGCCGTCCGCTCGAACCCGCCGAGCAGGCGCGATACGAGAAATTGATGGCCGGCGAAAAGGACTTCGTGGCCGGCGCCCAACTCGTCGTCGAAGCGATGCTTCAATCGCCCAGCTTCCTGTTCCGGCTGGAGAACACGGCGGATCCGAAATGGAAGCCCTATGTCACCGCCAGCCGCCTCTCCTACTCGCTCTGGGACACCATGCCCGACGCCGAACTGCTGGCCGCCGCGGCGCGAGGCGATCTCGCGACTCCGAGAGGCGTGGACCGGGCCACCCGCCGCCTGCTCGATCATCCCCACGCGCGTGAGGCCTTCGACGAGTTCGTGAGTCAGTGGCTCCGTTTCGACCGCATCCTCACCGCCAGCCGCGACCGCCGCAAGTATCCCCAGTTCACCCGCGAAACCGCCGTCGCGATGACGGAGGAAGCGCGACTCTTCCTGGGCGACCTCGTCTGGAACGACGGCAATTTCATGGACGCGTTCTCGGGGCCGTACGGATTCCCGAACGCGGAATTGGCGTCGATCTACGGCGTTCCCGCGCCCTCGAAGGAATTCGACCGCGTTCCGTTTCCCGCCGCTTCCGAGCGCGCGGGCCTGCTCGGGCAGGCGCTCTTCCTCGCCCAGACATCCAAGCCGGACGATTCCTCGCTCACCGCGCGCGGGCTCTTCGTGCGCGAACAGTTCCTGTGCCAGAAAGTGCCCGATCCGCCCGCCGGCGTGAACACCAACCTGCCGCCCGTCACCGAGGCCAAGCCGCAAACCAATCGCGACCGCATGTCCGAGCACGCCACGAATCCGAGCTGCTTCACCTGCCACAACCTGATCGACCCGATCGGCTTCGGCCTCGAAAAGTTCGACGCTATCGGCGGACGCCGCGATAAGTTTGCGCTGCAGTTCCCCGGCAAGCGTGTCGAAGGCGAACGCCGCCCGCGCTTGAAGAAAGTGGAGATGGAGATCGACTCGGCCGGACACGTCGCTGGAATTCACGATTCGGCATTCACTTCGCCGTTCGAGTTGGGCAAGGTGCTCGCCGCCAGCGCGCAGTGCCAGGAATGCGTGGTGAAACAGTATTTCCGCTACACCACCGGCCGCGTGGAGACCGCGTCGGACCGTCCGGTGATCCTCGCGTTGACCGAGCGTTTCCGGACGTCCGGCTTCAAGTTCCGTGAACTGATCGTCGAACTCATGAGTGTGAGAGAATTTCCACAAGGCTCGCCGGGTGGGGGCTCGCCGGGTGGGGAAAGAAAGGCTGTCGATGTCGCAAGTAATCACAAACCGCGTTAGACTTTCGCGCCGGGCGATGTTGCGGGGGCTTACCGCCGTCGGCTCGCCGATCGCCGTGGGCCTGCCGCCGCTCGTGTCGATGTTCAACTCGCAGGGGACCGCTTACGCCGCACCCGCCGAGGCCGCCCGCGCGGCCATCGAGACGCGGTTCGTGCTGTGGTTCAACGGCAATGGCATCCCGGAACGCTACTGGATTCCCTACGAAGAGGGTGCGGCCTACCCGATGACGCCGTGCCTTTCGCCGCTCGCGCCGTTCCGCGACGGGTTCCATGTGCTGAGCGGCGTGGACAACGCCGCCGCCAAGGGCAACGGCAACGGGCACACGAATTCGATGAGCGGGTTGATGACCGGGACGATGTTCACCGGCCGCGGGCCGAGCGGTCCGTCAATCGATCAGGTGATCGCCGCGCGGATTGGGAATGAGTCGCGGTTCCGGTCGCTGCAGATCGGCGTGTCGCAGGAATCGTTCGGCGAGAGCATGCAGCGCAATATGAGTTGGTCCGGCTACGAGCGCGCGCTGCCGCCGGAGATGATCCCGCACCGGCTGTTCGATCGTCTGTTCGGCGAGCGCGAAGAGGGCTGGGTGAACCGCAAGCGCAGCATTCTCGATTCGGTCCGGCAGGACGCCGCGCTGCTGAAGAAAAAACTGCCCGGTGACGATCAGGCGCGCGTGGACGAGCACCTCGCGGGTATTCGCGATCTCGAGCGTTCGATCGCCGGGCTGCCGCCGGAATACCGTCGCGTGGATCCGCCGGATTTCGACGGCGATATGAAGGACTGGCCGCGGATCGCGAAGTTGCAGAGCGATCTGCTGGTGCAGGCGCTGGCGACGCGGCAGACGCGCGTGGCGTCGTACATGTTGACGAAGTGCCAGGGGCTTTCGCGGTTCCCGTGGCTCGGCTACACCTCGGCGCGGCATCACGACTACACGCATGCCGATGGACGCGCGCCGGGGGCGGATGGAGTCGAGGGGCAGCGCGTGCTGCGCGATATTTGCCGTTGGCACGTCGAGGAGTTCGCGTATCTGGTGGCGAAGCTGAAGTCCGTGCCCGAGGGCGACGGGACGGTCTTCGACAACACGTGCCTCGTCTACGTGCATGAGCATGCCGAGGCGAATCCGCATAAGAACAGCGGCCTCGCGATGATCGTCGCGGGCGGAATGAAGCGGCTGGCCACCGGCAAGCACACGCGGGTGACGGGTACGGTCGGGGATGTGTATCTGACACTGACCGATGAGGTGATGGGCGCGGGGGTCGGCAAGTTCCCGACGGCGTCGAAGACCGTGGGCGCGATCGTGGCCTAGGGGTCTCCCTGGGTGCGCGAAGCTTTACAATCCTCCCGAAAAGCCGAGTGTTAACGCACCCCGCGACTGTTTCGTCTGATTGATCTGTGTCGTAAGCTAGCTTACAGCTAGAATGAAGCCATGATCGAAGTTGGTGCATTCGAAGCCAAGAACAAACTCGGGGCGCTCCTCGACCGCGTCGAGCACGGCGAGGAGGTCGTCATCACTCGTCACGGGCAAAAGCGCTAAAAGAGCCCTTCGACTGGGAGGTCGCGAAAGCTGACCGCGATGCCGGACGGCCATGAGCCTCGTCCTCGACAGTTCGGCGACGCTCCCCTGGATCTACGCGGACGAAACCACACCAGCGATCC
Coding sequences within:
- a CDS encoding type II toxin-antitoxin system prevent-host-death family antitoxin; protein product: MIEVGAFEAKNKLGALLDRVEHGEEVVITRHGQKR
- a CDS encoding TIGR03067 domain-containing protein, giving the protein MLAKLRDGDRAAAQAFARHLPEAGKLTLAQIRERGFRLADAQAVVARKSGFAEWPGLARHVDRLRAMEGTWAFRSLEVDGGAVPAAMLSASRLLIDGDRFRMESPEATYEGLFTIDVEAAPPRIDIDFHEGPESGNRCEGLFELEGDRFRICLALAGSQRPEAFATSPGSGCALEELVRVEHTRPPAVDGGVPPAPRPPVPEVAVVDRAGFDGPLTPTIEKLQGDWAAVELVASGVATQAAYLPYGLRTHAGTEAKVVFGGQTMLHAKMRFDEASSPVTVDYLNLSGRGKRTISLGLFRWIGDEAEFCMGSPGAPRPNDFTSGPGSGRILSRWRRKPAR
- a CDS encoding DUF1552 domain-containing protein, producing the protein MLRGLTAVGSPIAVGLPPLVSMFNSQGTAYAAPAEAARAAIETRFVLWFNGNGIPERYWIPYEEGAAYPMTPCLSPLAPFRDGFHVLSGVDNAAAKGNGNGHTNSMSGLMTGTMFTGRGPSGPSIDQVIAARIGNESRFRSLQIGVSQESFGESMQRNMSWSGYERALPPEMIPHRLFDRLFGEREEGWVNRKRSILDSVRQDAALLKKKLPGDDQARVDEHLAGIRDLERSIAGLPPEYRRVDPPDFDGDMKDWPRIAKLQSDLLVQALATRQTRVASYMLTKCQGLSRFPWLGYTSARHHDYTHADGRAPGADGVEGQRVLRDICRWHVEEFAYLVAKLKSVPEGDGTVFDNTCLVYVHEHAEANPHKNSGLAMIVAGGMKRLATGKHTRVTGTVGDVYLTLTDEVMGAGVGKFPTASKTVGAIVA
- a CDS encoding DUF1592 domain-containing protein — translated: MNGFKNQAQAQSLSPLQIEAYSAAAERLARNAFRGGDTRGLIPCKPSAACRARFLREFGLKAFRRPLEPAEQARYEKLMAGEKDFVAGAQLVVEAMLQSPSFLFRLENTADPKWKPYVTASRLSYSLWDTMPDAELLAAAARGDLATPRGVDRATRRLLDHPHAREAFDEFVSQWLRFDRILTASRDRRKYPQFTRETAVAMTEEARLFLGDLVWNDGNFMDAFSGPYGFPNAELASIYGVPAPSKEFDRVPFPAASERAGLLGQALFLAQTSKPDDSSLTARGLFVREQFLCQKVPDPPAGVNTNLPPVTEAKPQTNRDRMSEHATNPSCFTCHNLIDPIGFGLEKFDAIGGRRDKFALQFPGKRVEGERRPRLKKVEMEIDSAGHVAGIHDSAFTSPFELGKVLAASAQCQECVVKQYFRYTTGRVETASDRPVILALTERFRTSGFKFRELIVELMSVREFPQGSPGGGSPGGERKAVDVASNHKPR